The Cicer arietinum cultivar CDC Frontier isolate Library 1 unplaced genomic scaffold, Cicar.CDCFrontier_v2.0 Ca_scaffold_5784_v2.0, whole genome shotgun sequence genome window below encodes:
- the LOC140919191 gene encoding uncharacterized protein — protein sequence MVPMCQPISDWSEDDKVSNCKTAKEMWDTLQQTHEGTTYVKRARINTLMHEYELLNMKKEEFVNDMQTRFTHIVNHLNALGKVIDNEQQISKVMRCLTREWQPKITAIAESKDLGSIKFKKFMKKKDSKSRKPSNSKTHDSKITCFECGKTGHIKSECFQLQNINKTAKAKGNQPPPKTRKAYIAWNDNDEESSASSEEKNHNKCGIGYRQNRNAKKNQKFVRSKHMHDIFTKPNQNSSSAVSCHFCCKKGHIVFNCKLKKLANKGWKQIWKVKTPMFETNPPGPNLNWVCFTSQSCIIEHKENKDIKMVGDRVNNIYMLDFNALPASTICCLLSNSDENWLWHKRVAHIHIDHLNKLVSKQLVLGLPNRKFTKDKLCDFCEKSNTPPIVGDSLDEIVESEPIEPNETVPPNNIDCIEPIREDDLPKEWKFNKNHPIDNIIGEISRGVATRASIGKSIESEF from the exons ATGGTCCCTATGTGCCAACCCATATCAGattggtctgaggatgacaa GGTGTCTAACTGCAAAACTGCCAAGGAGATGTGGGACACATTGCAACAAACGCATGAAGGAACAACATATGTAAAAAGGGCCCGAATCAACACgctaatgcatgagtatgagtTGTTAAACATGAAGAAAGAGGAGTTCGTTAATGATATGCAgacaagatttactcacatagtCAATCATCTAAATGCTCTTGGTAAGGTGATTGACAATGAGCAGCAAATCAGCAAAGTGATGAGGTGCTTGACCAGAGAGTGGCAGCCCAAGATCACTGCCATAGCAGAATCAAAAGACCTTGGTAGCAT aaaattcaaaaagtttatgAAAAAGAAGGATAGCAAATCAAGAAAACCCTCAAATTCAAAGACACATGACAGCAAGATAACCTGCTTTGAGTGTGGGAAGACAGGACATATAAAATCTGAGTGCTTCCAATTGCAAAACATAAATAAGACTGCAAAGGCTAAAGGCAATCAACCACCTCCTAAGACCAGAAAAGcctacatagcttggaatgataatgatgaagagtcatctgcATCTTCAGAAGAAAAA AATCACAATAAATGTGGAATTGGATATAGACAAAACAGGAATGCTAAAAAGAATCAGAAGTTtgttagatctaagcatatgcatgatatcttcactAAACCAAATCAGAATTCATCCTCTGCTGTTTCATGTCACTTTTGCTGTAAAAAGGgtcatattgtttttaattgtaaactgaaaaaactgGCTAACAaaggatggaaacagatttggaaagTAAAGACACCAATGTTTGAAACTAACCCTccaggacccaatctgaattgg GTATGTTTTACATCTCAgtcttgtataattgagcacAAGGAAAATAAAGACATAAAGATGGTAGGTGACAGGGTCAATAACATATACATGCTTGATTTTAATGCTTTGCCTGCTAGTACTATTTGCTGTTTATTATCCAATTCTGATGAAAACtggttatggcataagagagtAGCTCATATACATATAGATCACCTtaacaaactagttagtaaacaATTAGTTCTAGGACTCCCAAACAGAAAGTTCACTAAGGATAAGTTGTGTGATTTCTGTGAGAAAAGTAA CACTCCTCCTATAGTTGgtgattctttggatgaaattgtagaatctgaaccaataGAACCTAATGAAACAGTACCTCCAAACAACATTGATTGTatagaacctattagggaagatgACTTACCAAAGGAATGGAAGTTTAACAAAAACCATCCCATTGACAACATAATAGGAGAAATCTCTAGAGGAGTTgcaacccgagcatcgattgggaaatcgattgagtcaGAATTTTAA